In one Prosthecochloris aestuarii DSM 271 genomic region, the following are encoded:
- the mutL gene encoding DNA mismatch repair endonuclease MutL: MPRITKLPESVANKISAGEVVQRPASVVKELIENAIDAGAGRIVLSIKDAGKQLVQIIDNGHGMSEPDALMCVERFATSKISSAEELETLGTLGFRGEALASISSVSHFELKSCSEGMDAAFLHRYEGGELVEKSKAAADRGTTISVRNLFFNVPARRKFLKTNATEFKHIFETVKAQALAYPEIQWQLFNDDEELFHFRSSDMHERLNFFFGEEFADSLIEIREENDFLSLYGYVGKPGMLKRQKNDQLFYINRRVIQNRMLSQALQQAYGELLVERQTPFALLFLGLDTRQVDINVHPAKLEVKFEDERNIRNMVYPIVKRAVQLQDFAPDVGIAGLLERQMTQDAMNPENSLRKLEYKRAAGPSSTTDDLYRSYLSELPPVSSPPPGSIGEQGEMFSDLLAPSRDRELKPSVYDRSALLQSDENRPDPAGSDSKIWQLHNKYIVCQIKTGLMVIDQHVAHERVLYERAVEIMNNNVPNSQQLLFPQKIELKSWEYEIFQEIRDDLCRLGFNLRSFGNRTVMIEGIAQDVRNGTEAVILQNMIDEYQQNALKLKLEKRENLAKSYSCRNAIMSGQKLSLEEMRSLIDRLFATRMPYVCPHGRPVIIKISLDQLDRMFGRK; encoded by the coding sequence ATGCCGAGAATAACAAAGCTTCCTGAGTCCGTTGCCAACAAGATCTCCGCCGGAGAGGTGGTGCAGCGTCCCGCATCGGTAGTCAAGGAGCTTATTGAAAATGCAATTGACGCCGGGGCGGGGCGGATTGTGCTTTCTATAAAAGATGCTGGAAAGCAGCTTGTTCAGATTATCGATAACGGTCACGGTATGAGTGAACCCGACGCCTTGATGTGTGTCGAGCGTTTTGCCACCAGCAAGATTTCCAGTGCAGAGGAGCTTGAAACTCTCGGAACCCTCGGATTCAGGGGGGAGGCGCTGGCCAGCATTTCCTCTGTTTCGCATTTTGAACTCAAGAGCTGTTCTGAAGGGATGGATGCGGCGTTCCTGCATCGGTATGAAGGGGGGGAACTTGTTGAAAAATCAAAGGCTGCGGCTGATAGGGGGACGACTATCAGTGTTCGGAATCTGTTTTTCAATGTTCCTGCACGACGCAAGTTTCTTAAAACGAACGCTACGGAGTTTAAGCATATTTTTGAAACGGTCAAGGCGCAGGCGCTTGCCTATCCTGAAATTCAGTGGCAGTTGTTCAATGACGATGAGGAACTGTTTCATTTCAGGAGTTCCGATATGCATGAGCGTCTGAACTTTTTCTTTGGAGAAGAGTTTGCAGACAGTCTGATCGAAATCAGGGAGGAGAATGATTTTCTTTCTCTCTACGGTTATGTCGGCAAGCCCGGGATGCTCAAACGTCAGAAGAACGATCAGTTGTTCTATATCAATCGCAGGGTTATTCAGAACAGGATGCTTTCGCAGGCATTGCAGCAGGCATACGGAGAACTGCTTGTGGAACGTCAGACCCCTTTTGCGCTGCTTTTTCTCGGTCTCGATACCCGGCAGGTCGATATTAATGTCCATCCTGCGAAGCTTGAGGTCAAGTTTGAAGATGAACGCAATATCAGGAATATGGTCTATCCCATAGTGAAACGTGCGGTTCAGCTTCAGGATTTCGCTCCCGATGTCGGCATTGCAGGCCTTCTGGAACGTCAGATGACGCAGGATGCCATGAACCCGGAGAACTCGCTGAGAAAGCTTGAATACAAGCGTGCCGCCGGCCCCTCATCGACAACCGACGATCTCTATCGGAGCTATCTTTCGGAATTGCCGCCTGTCTCTTCGCCACCACCCGGATCGATTGGGGAACAGGGGGAGATGTTTTCCGATCTTCTGGCGCCTTCCCGGGATCGAGAACTGAAGCCCAGTGTGTACGATAGAAGCGCTCTTTTGCAGTCGGATGAGAATCGTCCTGATCCCGCCGGGTCTGATTCCAAGATCTGGCAGTTGCACAATAAATATATTGTTTGCCAGATCAAGACCGGCCTTATGGTTATCGATCAGCATGTCGCGCATGAACGGGTACTCTATGAACGCGCGGTCGAGATTATGAACAACAATGTTCCCAACTCCCAGCAGTTGCTGTTTCCTCAGAAAATTGAGCTGAAATCATGGGAATATGAGATTTTTCAGGAGATTCGCGACGATCTCTGTCGCCTTGGATTCAATCTCAGAAGCTTCGGTAACCGGACGGTTATGATTGAGGGGATTGCCCAGGATGTGCGAAACGGAACCGAGGCGGTAATCCTGCAGAACATGATAGACGAGTATCAGCAGAACGCGCTGAAGCTGAAACTCGAAAAACGCGAAAACCTTGCAAAGTCATATTCCTGCCGCAATGCGATCATGAGCGGTCAGAAGCTCAGCCTTGAGGAGATGCGTTCGCTGATCGACAGGCTTTTTGCGACGCGTATGCCCTATGTCTGTCCTCATGGACGTCCGGTGATTATCAAAATATCACTTGATCAGCTTGACAGGATGTTCGGGCGCAAGTAG
- a CDS encoding c-type cytochrome, translated as MKRILTVFSGVLIAASALICSSCSKPESTSDQPAVSETQQTTASGTDQSPETPASTVSADGKVLYEQHCQVCHSMQAPAKTAPPIIGLSSRYRQVFGNRDEAVSAMVAFMKSPSAEKSSLGPNALNRFGLMPAMTLGDEELTSVAGWLWDQYDPEFDLDQCR; from the coding sequence ATGAAACGCATTCTGACTGTTTTTTCAGGGGTTCTGATCGCAGCATCTGCCTTGATCTGTTCATCCTGCAGCAAACCCGAAAGCACCAGCGATCAACCTGCGGTTTCAGAAACACAGCAAACAACAGCATCCGGGACTGATCAGAGCCCGGAAACCCCGGCGAGCACAGTCTCAGCCGATGGCAAAGTGCTTTACGAACAGCACTGTCAGGTCTGCCACTCCATGCAGGCGCCAGCAAAAACTGCTCCTCCGATTATCGGTCTCTCTTCGCGCTACAGACAGGTTTTCGGAAACAGAGATGAGGCCGTTTCGGCGATGGTTGCATTCATGAAATCGCCATCGGCAGAAAAATCCTCTCTGGGGCCAAATGCTCTAAACCGGTTCGGCCTGATGCCGGCAATGACGCTGGGAGACGAGGAACTGACCAGTGTGGCAGGGTGGCTCTGGGATCAGTATGATCCTGAATTTGATCTTGATCAGTGCCGTTAA
- the mtgA gene encoding monofunctional biosynthetic peptidoglycan transglycosylase — translation MRALLNLVLLLGLLLAADIGRYAFLPDIAALRQHDPGKTAFMRYRERQWAEEGRGALSIRQQWVPLSRISRNLQRAVVISEDDKFWDHRGFDYDAIVMAFEENIRSKTFALGASTITQQLAKNLFLSPSKNPVRKIKEALLTWRLERALSKRRILELYLNIAEWGDGVFGAEQASRHYFGKSARFLTPSQAARLAAVLPNPLKYSPSGSSRYVAQRADRIYRIMRRRGYL, via the coding sequence ATGAGGGCTTTGCTGAACCTTGTTTTGCTTTTAGGACTGCTGCTTGCAGCCGATATCGGCAGGTACGCTTTTCTTCCTGATATTGCGGCGCTCAGACAACATGATCCGGGTAAGACGGCATTCATGCGCTACAGAGAGCGCCAGTGGGCCGAAGAAGGCCGGGGGGCTTTGAGCATCCGGCAGCAATGGGTTCCGCTATCGCGTATTTCCCGTAATCTGCAGCGTGCTGTCGTGATTTCGGAAGATGATAAATTCTGGGATCACCGGGGGTTTGATTATGATGCAATCGTGATGGCGTTTGAAGAAAATATCCGCTCAAAAACGTTCGCTCTCGGAGCAAGCACGATCACGCAGCAGCTCGCAAAAAATCTGTTTCTTTCCCCGTCAAAAAATCCTGTTCGAAAAATCAAGGAGGCTCTGCTTACCTGGAGGCTTGAGCGTGCGTTGTCGAAACGGCGTATTCTCGAACTTTATCTCAATATCGCTGAATGGGGTGACGGGGTTTTCGGTGCAGAGCAGGCTTCGCGTCATTATTTTGGAAAAAGTGCACGTTTTCTCACGCCTTCACAGGCGGCAAGGCTTGCTGCGGTGCTTCCCAACCCGTTGAAATATTCGCCTTCGGGTTCGTCCCGTTATGTTGCACAACGGGCTGACCGTATTTATCGGATTATGCGGCGCAGGGGGTATCTTTGA
- a CDS encoding ABC transporter ATP-binding protein has protein sequence MSRNICIEVSTLNKSFGEVKAVDGVSFDVYEGELFGFLGPNGAGKTTTINMLTGLARPDSGRLMVGGIDCSKSPKAAQHLIGVVPDESNLYPELTGFDNLCFCGGLYGMRSKARRHRAHELLELFGLSGAATRKFAGYSKGMKRRLVIAAGMMHRPRILFLDEPTTGIDVQSARHIRGMLGDLHRSGTTIFLTTHYIEEAERLCDRIAFIVGGSIVHVDSVHNLLQPVKGQEVMLLSVEDPQQLDLAAFAAAFPRFAMQLEGPRTIRVSALEKIAVAPLVRYLEMCGVEVSEARRKQLVLEDVFLKHTGLDVQIMQKETEKKRKR, from the coding sequence ATGTCCCGTAATATCTGTATAGAGGTCAGCACGCTCAATAAGTCATTTGGTGAGGTCAAGGCAGTCGATGGTGTTTCATTCGATGTCTATGAGGGTGAGCTGTTTGGTTTTCTGGGACCTAACGGCGCAGGAAAAACCACGACGATCAATATGCTGACCGGGCTTGCACGGCCGGACTCGGGCAGGCTGATGGTGGGTGGTATCGACTGCTCGAAAAGTCCTAAAGCGGCACAGCATCTTATCGGGGTGGTTCCCGATGAAAGTAATCTTTATCCTGAACTGACGGGCTTCGATAATCTCTGTTTCTGCGGTGGGCTTTACGGCATGCGATCAAAAGCCCGACGTCACCGGGCGCATGAACTCCTCGAACTTTTCGGCCTTAGCGGGGCCGCTACCAGGAAATTTGCGGGGTATTCAAAAGGAATGAAGCGGCGTCTTGTTATTGCGGCAGGCATGATGCATCGTCCCCGCATACTTTTTCTCGATGAGCCGACAACCGGAATTGATGTGCAGAGCGCGCGCCATATCCGAGGTATGCTTGGAGACCTTCACCGTTCAGGCACGACTATTTTTCTGACAACCCACTATATCGAGGAGGCGGAGCGTCTCTGCGACAGGATCGCATTTATTGTCGGAGGCAGCATCGTTCATGTCGATAGTGTGCACAATCTGCTGCAGCCGGTCAAAGGGCAGGAGGTGATGCTGCTGTCGGTTGAAGACCCTCAGCAGCTCGATCTGGCAGCCTTTGCAGCTGCGTTTCCCCGCTTTGCAATGCAACTTGAGGGACCCCGTACCATTCGTGTCAGTGCTCTGGAAAAGATAGCAGTGGCTCCGCTCGTCCGTTATCTTGAGATGTGCGGTGTCGAGGTGAGCGAAGCACGCAGAAAACAGCTGGTTCTTGAAGACGTCTTTCTCAAGCACACCGGTCTCGATGTGCAGATAATGCAGAAAGAGACTGAAAAAAAACGAAAAAGATGA
- a CDS encoding ABC transporter permease, producing MKRLTAFLSILSKDMRAYYLKPPNISWGILFPLVWTGMFFVRSGHSGEDLIGVLPGMVAISILFGTTSMLAVTVTFERKAKAFERLLLAPIPLELLMLAKTGGAILFGVVNALVPFCIAFFLVDLSGVEWAIVFPAVVMIAVVSAFLGLFIAVSVSEVFEAQTFSNFFRFPMIFLCGLFFPVTSLPHYLQPFSWMLPLTYGADLLQGAIAGKNMLSFPIDFLAIVLFALLLFFLSLMSVHRKWIY from the coding sequence ATGAAGCGTTTAACCGCTTTCCTGAGTATCCTTTCGAAGGATATGCGGGCGTATTACCTGAAGCCGCCGAATATCAGCTGGGGAATACTGTTTCCGCTGGTCTGGACGGGAATGTTTTTTGTGAGGTCCGGCCATAGCGGCGAGGACCTTATCGGCGTACTGCCGGGAATGGTAGCGATTTCCATCCTGTTCGGTACGACCTCCATGCTTGCCGTGACTGTGACCTTTGAACGCAAGGCAAAGGCTTTTGAACGCCTGCTTCTTGCTCCGATTCCTCTTGAGCTCCTGATGCTGGCCAAGACAGGAGGCGCTATTCTTTTCGGGGTTGTCAATGCGTTGGTTCCGTTCTGTATCGCATTTTTTCTGGTCGATCTTTCCGGCGTAGAGTGGGCGATCGTTTTCCCTGCAGTTGTGATGATCGCTGTGGTGTCAGCGTTTCTTGGCCTGTTTATCGCGGTGTCGGTCAGCGAGGTTTTTGAGGCGCAGACGTTTTCCAACTTTTTCCGTTTTCCCATGATTTTTCTTTGCGGCCTGTTTTTCCCTGTCACTTCATTGCCACACTATCTTCAGCCTTTTTCATGGATGCTGCCGCTGACCTATGGTGCTGATCTTCTTCAGGGGGCTATAGCTGGAAAAAACATGCTCTCTTTCCCGATTGATTTTCTGGCGATCGTGCTTTTTGCTCTTCTGCTTTTTTTTCTGAGCCTTATGAGCGTTCACCGGAAATGGATCTACTGA
- the amrB gene encoding AmmeMemoRadiSam system protein B, protein MNENVRYPAVAESFYPSDREELDTFLESILSESTATNNSEKASIRALLVPHAGYAFSGRASAEAYSRLAGNQYRTVFILGNAHAYRFNGIALDTHHIWQSPLGRIPINMDAAEQFRTAAPRLIDYLDIAHHSDHVLEVQLPFLQKTLKTGFSILPILFGENAKDISLKTARILSDILQPDDLLIASSDLSHYPSYDDANAIDRKTLDAIVNIDMKGLERHVRNTMKQNVAHEDALFCGPDGLKTLLRIATQRGWTAEELAYCNSGDAEWRDRDAVVGYGSVAFYEPQ, encoded by the coding sequence ATGAATGAAAACGTTCGATACCCTGCAGTAGCAGAATCTTTTTACCCGTCCGACCGGGAAGAACTTGACACGTTTCTTGAATCGATACTTTCTGAATCAACGGCAACAAACAACAGTGAGAAGGCCTCAATACGCGCACTGCTTGTCCCCCATGCCGGCTATGCCTTCAGCGGCAGGGCATCGGCTGAAGCCTACAGCCGGCTCGCCGGCAACCAATACAGAACGGTCTTCATCCTCGGTAACGCCCATGCGTATCGGTTTAACGGCATTGCGCTTGATACGCACCATATCTGGCAGTCCCCGCTTGGTCGTATTCCGATAAACATGGACGCCGCCGAACAGTTCAGAACAGCAGCCCCTCGCCTTATCGACTATCTCGATATCGCCCATCATTCGGATCATGTTCTTGAAGTGCAGCTGCCGTTTCTCCAGAAAACCCTGAAAACAGGCTTTTCGATTCTCCCTATCCTGTTTGGTGAAAACGCAAAGGATATCTCCCTGAAAACAGCTCGTATACTCAGCGATATTCTGCAGCCTGACGACCTTCTCATTGCCAGCAGCGACCTTTCCCACTACCCGTCGTATGACGATGCCAATGCTATTGACAGAAAAACACTTGATGCTATCGTCAATATCGACATGAAAGGCCTCGAGCGCCATGTTCGAAACACCATGAAACAGAACGTTGCCCATGAAGACGCTCTCTTCTGCGGTCCGGACGGACTCAAAACCCTGCTGCGCATCGCCACCCAAAGAGGCTGGACAGCAGAGGAACTGGCGTACTGCAACAGCGGCGATGCCGAGTGGCGGGACCGCGACGCCGTTGTCGGCTACGGATCGGTGGCTTTTTATGAGCCTCAGTAG
- the dapF gene encoding diaminopimelate epimerase, with translation MNTSIKFSKMSGAGNDFIVFDNMHKDIHLSADNIRSLCTRRTGIGADGLILIEPSARFDFAMKYYNADGLPGSMCGNGGRCAVYFAWTIGACGTTTAFEANGNRYDAWVCDNEAIRLKMILPHDFRDEFGSNGLSCNFVNTGSPHTIIFTDELDTFDVESTGRLIRNDSKLFPEGTNVNFLQVTSPESLKVRTYERGVEAETLACGTGAVAAALMSYKLGKIASRSVSVSVRSGDILTIDFSEDMQDVYLSGPATIVYTGSIQM, from the coding sequence ATGAACACATCGATCAAGTTTTCTAAAATGTCGGGTGCCGGGAACGATTTCATCGTTTTCGATAACATGCACAAGGACATTCATCTGTCTGCCGACAACATCCGCTCTCTCTGCACGAGGCGCACAGGTATCGGCGCTGACGGTCTTATTCTCATCGAACCGTCAGCTCGGTTCGACTTTGCCATGAAGTACTATAATGCCGACGGGCTGCCAGGATCGATGTGCGGAAACGGCGGTCGGTGTGCTGTGTATTTCGCATGGACCATCGGCGCCTGCGGGACAACAACGGCATTTGAAGCTAACGGAAACCGTTATGATGCGTGGGTTTGTGACAATGAAGCGATCAGGCTCAAAATGATTCTCCCCCACGACTTCCGCGACGAGTTTGGCTCGAACGGCTTGAGCTGCAACTTTGTCAATACGGGATCACCGCATACCATTATCTTCACCGATGAGCTCGACACCTTTGACGTTGAATCAACAGGGCGTCTGATACGTAACGACAGCAAGCTCTTTCCTGAAGGAACAAACGTCAATTTTCTGCAGGTCACCTCTCCTGAAAGCCTCAAGGTAAGAACGTATGAGCGGGGGGTCGAAGCAGAAACGCTTGCATGCGGCACCGGGGCCGTAGCCGCTGCGTTAATGAGTTACAAGCTCGGAAAGATTGCCTCGAGAAGCGTTTCGGTCAGCGTCAGAAGCGGAGATATTCTGACCATCGATTTTTCAGAAGACATGCAGGATGTCTATCTCTCCGGACCGGCGACCATTGTGTATACCGGGTCAATACAGATGTGA
- a CDS encoding photosystem I reaction center subunit IX, whose translation MADQANPTGVMPKGKVPPPKGKVPPPKGNGSPGSASVVQEKDAAKMKRFLFQRTETRSTKWYQIFDTDKLDDEQVVGAHLALLGVLGFVMGIYYLSGMQVMPWGAPGFHDNWFYLTIKPRMVSLGIDTYSPKTEDLMAASTKLMGWAILHFVSGSILLFGGWRHWTHNLTNPFTGRAGNFRDFRFLGKFGDAVFQGTSAKTYKDALGPHTVYMALLFLGWGFMLWGVLGIAPIPDFQTSNSETFMSFVWFVVFFALGLYWWKNPPNAATHLNDDMKAAFSVHLTAIGYVNIALGIIAFVAFQQDSFAPYYAELDKLVFYIYGEPFNRVSFDFVQEGGKVIAGSKEFEEFAAYAILPKNGESFGMARVVINLITFNHIICGVLYVFAGVYHGGQYLLKIQINGLYSQIKSIWVAKGRDQDLQVKVLGTIMALCFATMLSVYAVIVWNTICELNIFGTNIMMSFYWLKPLPFLHWMFEDPSINDWVMAHVIVAGSLFSLIALARIAFFSHTSPLWDDLGLKKNSYSFPCLGPVYGGTCGVSIQDQLWFAMLWGVKGLSAVCWYIDGAWIASMMYGVPAADAKSWDAVAGLSHHYSAGIFYYFWTETVTIFSSSHLSVILMIGHLIWFISFAVWFEDRGSRLEGADIQTRTVRWLGKKFLNRDVTFRFPVLTISDSKLAGTFLYFGGTFMLVFLFIANGFYQTNTPALPPVGDAAISGQQLLTQVVDFIVKLIA comes from the coding sequence ATGGCTGATCAAGCGAATCCAACAGGAGTCATGCCAAAGGGGAAAGTCCCTCCTCCGAAGGGGAAGGTACCTCCTCCGAAGGGGAACGGCTCGCCAGGCTCTGCATCCGTAGTTCAGGAAAAGGATGCTGCGAAAATGAAGCGGTTTCTGTTTCAGCGTACAGAGACCCGCTCGACCAAGTGGTATCAGATTTTTGATACCGACAAGCTTGATGACGAGCAGGTAGTCGGCGCTCACCTGGCCCTTTTAGGCGTTCTGGGTTTTGTTATGGGGATTTACTACCTGTCAGGTATGCAGGTTATGCCGTGGGGAGCTCCCGGCTTTCATGACAACTGGTTCTATCTGACGATCAAGCCCCGCATGGTTTCGCTTGGTATCGACACCTACAGTCCGAAGACGGAAGATCTGATGGCCGCATCGACGAAGTTGATGGGCTGGGCTATTCTGCATTTCGTTTCAGGATCCATTCTTCTCTTTGGTGGATGGCGCCACTGGACTCACAATCTCACCAATCCTTTCACTGGCAGAGCCGGTAACTTCCGCGATTTCAGGTTCCTTGGCAAATTCGGAGATGCAGTCTTTCAGGGGACAAGCGCAAAGACCTACAAAGATGCTCTCGGACCTCACACTGTCTATATGGCATTGTTGTTTCTCGGCTGGGGCTTCATGCTGTGGGGCGTACTGGGTATTGCTCCGATTCCTGATTTCCAGACCAGCAATTCAGAGACATTCATGTCGTTTGTCTGGTTTGTGGTCTTTTTCGCATTGGGTCTCTACTGGTGGAAAAATCCGCCGAATGCTGCGACCCATCTCAATGACGATATGAAAGCCGCTTTTTCGGTGCATCTCACTGCTATCGGCTATGTGAATATCGCTCTTGGTATTATTGCTTTTGTTGCGTTTCAGCAGGATTCTTTTGCTCCTTACTATGCTGAACTTGACAAGCTTGTGTTCTACATTTACGGTGAACCGTTCAACCGTGTGAGCTTCGACTTCGTTCAGGAAGGCGGTAAGGTTATCGCCGGGTCAAAAGAGTTTGAAGAGTTTGCAGCCTATGCGATTCTTCCTAAAAACGGCGAATCCTTCGGTATGGCAAGGGTTGTCATTAACCTCATCACCTTCAACCACATTATCTGTGGTGTGCTCTATGTTTTTGCAGGTGTGTATCATGGCGGTCAGTATCTTCTGAAAATCCAGATCAATGGCCTTTACAGCCAGATCAAGTCCATCTGGGTTGCCAAAGGGCGTGATCAGGACCTTCAGGTCAAGGTTCTCGGTACCATCATGGCGCTCTGTTTTGCGACCATGCTCTCTGTCTATGCTGTTATCGTCTGGAACACCATCTGTGAGCTGAATATTTTCGGCACCAACATCATGATGTCGTTCTACTGGCTCAAACCGCTTCCGTTCCTTCACTGGATGTTTGAAGATCCAAGCATCAACGACTGGGTTATGGCTCACGTTATCGTTGCCGGGTCACTTTTCTCGCTTATCGCTCTGGCACGTATCGCCTTCTTCTCCCATACATCGCCACTTTGGGATGATCTTGGTCTGAAGAAAAACTCTTATTCCTTCCCATGTCTCGGACCGGTTTATGGTGGTACCTGCGGTGTATCCATCCAGGATCAGCTCTGGTTCGCTATGCTCTGGGGAGTAAAAGGTCTCTCTGCTGTCTGCTGGTATATCGATGGCGCGTGGATCGCTTCCATGATGTATGGGGTTCCGGCTGCTGACGCTAAATCATGGGATGCTGTTGCAGGATTGTCACACCACTATTCAGCAGGTATTTTCTATTACTTCTGGACAGAGACCGTGACCATCTTCTCCAGTTCTCACCTTTCTGTTATTCTCATGATTGGTCATCTGATATGGTTTATCAGTTTCGCAGTTTGGTTTGAAGACAGGGGATCGCGTCTTGAGGGTGCAGATATCCAGACCAGAACAGTAAGATGGCTTGGCAAGAAGTTCCTCAATCGCGATGTGACGTTCCGCTTTCCGGTACTGACTATTTCTGATTCGAAGCTTGCCGGTACCTTCCTGTACTTTGGAGGTACGTTTATGCTTGTCTTCCTGTTCATTGCCAATGGTTTCTATCAGACCAATACGCCGGCTCTTCCTCCGGTTGGCGATGCTGCAATCTCAGGGCAGCAGCTTCTGACTCAGGTCGTAGACTTCATTGTGAAGCTTATTGCCTGA
- a CDS encoding 4Fe-4S dicluster domain-containing protein, which produces MADPVKKQETASGPAKAKPAAPKAKADAPKGKPAPKAGGASSLVKGRLDSLDVNLGRTGRRMESALPVVRPKPKAAPKLAPKGAPKGAPAGKAVPKGAPAAKGAPAAKPAAKPIAKKAPRPKKHYFILENLCVGCGLCLDTCPPKVNAIGYKFYGDVQEGGFRCYIDQDACISCAACFSSDECPSGALIEILPTGEVLDFTYTPPERLDFDLRFLHRFHKESR; this is translated from the coding sequence ATGGCCGATCCTGTAAAAAAGCAAGAGACCGCATCCGGTCCGGCCAAGGCAAAACCGGCGGCTCCTAAAGCAAAAGCTGATGCCCCGAAAGGGAAACCTGCTCCGAAAGCTGGTGGCGCATCATCTCTTGTCAAAGGACGTCTCGATTCTCTGGATGTCAATCTCGGGCGTACAGGTAGAAGAATGGAATCCGCGCTTCCGGTTGTCAGGCCAAAACCTAAAGCTGCCCCGAAGCTGGCACCGAAAGGCGCTCCCAAGGGTGCTCCGGCAGGAAAAGCTGTCCCGAAAGGCGCTCCTGCAGCAAAAGGTGCCCCCGCGGCAAAGCCTGCAGCTAAACCGATTGCCAAGAAAGCACCGAGACCCAAAAAGCACTACTTTATTCTCGAAAATCTTTGTGTCGGTTGCGGACTCTGCCTTGATACATGTCCGCCGAAAGTTAACGCTATCGGCTACAAATTCTACGGAGATGTGCAGGAGGGTGGCTTCAGGTGCTATATCGATCAGGATGCCTGTATTTCCTGTGCCGCCTGTTTCTCATCGGACGAGTGTCCTTCAGGTGCTCTTATTGAAATACTTCCAACCGGCGAAGTGCTTGATTTTACCTATACCCCGCCTGAGAGGCTCGATTTTGATCTCAGATTCCTTCACCGATTCCACAAGGAGTCCCGGTAA
- a CDS encoding polyprenol monophosphomannose synthase, producing the protein MADVRSDVLVIIPTYNEADNIGKLIDELMSRYPHHLDVLVIDDNSPDATADIVRTQKKRYGDRLHLIERERKQGLGTAYIAGFRYGLQRGYAFLAEMDADYSHDPAALEQMLQEARHYDLVIGSRYINNTVNVVNWPLARLVLSKTASMYTRWVTGLPVSDPTSGYKCFRADMLRKIDLHRVNSQGYSFQIEMNYRVWKLGGSLQEIPIIFIDRTVGQSKMSRKNIVEAVWIVWFLKAKSILRLL; encoded by the coding sequence ATGGCAGACGTGAGATCTGACGTTTTAGTTATCATTCCGACCTACAACGAAGCCGATAATATTGGAAAGCTCATCGACGAGCTCATGAGTCGCTATCCGCACCATCTTGACGTGCTGGTTATCGATGATAATTCCCCTGACGCAACAGCTGATATCGTCAGAACACAAAAGAAGCGGTATGGTGACCGCCTTCATCTTATTGAACGAGAGCGCAAACAGGGTCTGGGGACAGCCTATATTGCAGGGTTTCGCTATGGTCTTCAGCGAGGTTACGCTTTTCTGGCGGAAATGGATGCTGATTACTCGCATGATCCTGCCGCACTTGAACAAATGCTCCAGGAAGCTCGCCATTACGATCTTGTCATTGGTTCCCGCTACATCAACAATACCGTCAATGTTGTCAACTGGCCTCTCGCCAGGCTTGTGCTATCAAAGACAGCAAGTATGTATACCCGATGGGTTACAGGACTGCCTGTATCGGATCCTACAAGCGGCTATAAATGCTTCAGAGCAGATATGCTGAGAAAAATCGATTTGCACAGAGTCAATTCGCAAGGATATTCATTTCAGATTGAGATGAACTACCGGGTGTGGAAACTCGGGGGATCATTGCAGGAGATTCCAATTATTTTTATCGACCGTACGGTTGGTCAATCTAAAATGTCAAGGAAGAATATTGTGGAGGCAGTCTGGATTGTCTGGTTTCTCAAGGCGAAATCCATCCTGCGACTCCTGTAG